TAAAAAGATAATCCCTTATACAACTTGCTGGGATAAACTCAGGAGGCTTACAGCCATGACCTGCTTGAAGGTTCTTCCTGCCTTAGACTTTGCTCAGCTGCTCCAGGATGAGGGGATTTACATCAGAGCACAACTGTATTTTATTCACAGCATAAACCATCTCATTCCTTCTCAGTTGACGAGTTCAGAGTGGGCAATAACAGTGTCtgccaaagagaaaaaaacacgTACTCAAACTAGATAATCTATTGGTACAAATACCAAGACACAGAAGTGATACAACTTTAAGCCAATATTTGATGGTAGTAGTCCCAGCAAGCTCTTTTCTGATGTCTTTGTGCCTTTGCACAACGCTCCTTCTCTGTCACTGTTTTCTTCATCAACATAATATAACAGACAAGTGGAATCAAATAGAGTTGAGTTCAAATTCTCTGCTACCCATCTGCCCTGGTATTGGACAAATTAACTCCTCTGAGcctctttcctcatctgcaagGTAGACTAGCTAATACTACCCATTTGAAAGGGCTGTTTCTTAGCTAATGCATGccaggcttaaaacctagatgacgggttgataggtgcagcaaacctccatggcatacgtatgcctatgtaacaaacctacacgttctgcgcttgtatcccagaacttaaagtaaaaaaaaaaaaaagaaaaaaaaaaagaaaagaaaggctgtttctggggattaaataagataattatcTAAGGTGGCCAGCACAGTTCCTGGTACAAAGTAAATGTCAGGCCTGCCTGACAAACTTCTATTCAACAGCTACTGCTCCCCTGAAAATCTTCCTTAGACGTTTCCACGGTGCTTCCCGTTCTTACACCACTACGATCCTTTATTACACTATTATCCGTTCATTCCCCAcagctccctcccttcctttccctaaCCAGTGATCCCCAAAAGGCCAGCAACTGTCTAATCTAACATTTTCTATCTTCTAGCGACTGGTAAAGTTCAGCACCTATTAGCGCtccaagtttgtttttgttttggccgACTTTGCAAAACGGATTGGGCGGGATGAGAGGGCGGGCGTCgcccagggagggagaggggcgCGCCCGCCAAGGGTGCACTAGCCAGATATTCCCTGCGGGGCCCGAGAGTCTTCCCTACCAGACCCCGGGATAGGGATGAGGCCCACAGTCACCCACCAGACTCTTTGTATAGCCCCGTTAACGGCACCCCGGCCTGGAGGAGGTGGTTCCGGGTAGAAACACGTCCGGGCCGCGCCGGATGCCTCCTGGAAGGCGCCTGGACCCACGCCAGGTTTCCCAGTTTAATCCCTCATGACTTAGCGTCCCAGCCCGCGCACCGACCAGCGCCCCAGTTCCCCACAGACGCCGGCGGGCCTGGGAGCCTCGCGGACGTGACGCCGCGGGCGGAAGTGACGTTTTCCCGCGGTTGGACGCGGCGCTCAGTTGCCGGGCGGGGGAGGGCGCGTCCGGTTTTTCTCAGGGGacgttgaaattatttttgtaacgGGAGTCGGGAGAGGACGGGGCGTGCCCCGACGTGCGCGCGCGTCGTCCTCCCCGGCGCTCCTCCACAGCTCGCTGGCTCCTGCTGCGGAAAGGCGTCATGCCGCCAAAAACCCCCCGAAAAACGGCCGCCAccgctgccgctgccgccgcGGAACCCCCagcaccgccgccgccgccccctccTGAGGAGGACCCAGAGCAGGACAGCGGCCCGGAGGACCTGCCTCTCGTCAGGTGAGCGAGCAGAGCCGCCGTCGCCTCATGCGGGAAGGGCGCCCCGGGTGTCCTTAGGGCGGGCGCCAAGGCGTCTCGGCAGGGACGCGTCCTCGCCAGGGGCCGGGTCCCGGCGGGAGGAGGCGCCCTCCCTGCCCCCCGCCACCGCGGAGCGTCTGCAGAATGGTGACAGGATTCTGGGGTCTTGGGCGAGGGGTCTTGGCTTCAACTTGACAGGTGTCGGGCGGGTGGGGCTAGGGTCCTGAGCGAAGTGACAGGTGCAGTTCCCTCTTGTGAGGCTCGGAGGCAGAGGGTCGTTGCGAGCGTCCATCAGacgcaaaaaatgaaaaataaaaatacaaaaatggtgtCTGTGGGAGAGTTTTTCACCGGAGAATTGGAGTACTCCGGTGGTCGTCTGACTTTCTGTTTTAGTCTCACACGATGCAACAGTTGGGAAGTATTTTCTTCCGGGCGTGCACTGCATCTGAAGTCCATTCGTGGGAGAGGCCGACCAGAAAGCCTTGGACAAGAAGCGCAGGGTCCTGAGTGTCCATTGCCCACAGGATACTCGGCTCAGGAGCTTTGCGGCGTTTCCTTAGAACAATAATGCATCGAGGCCTTGGGGACTCAAAGCCATCTGTAGTGATTGATGGAGCGTAACTCTTTAGAGGAACTGGTACATGGGCAAAACTTTCGTGAGACATTTACCAGAAGTGCTTGAaagtttctaaacttttttttttcctgttggatGAACTTCTTGCGTGTTAGTCGGCTTCAGCTTGTCtcattatttcttccattttgccTTTTGACTTTGAACCAGCAAGGATCCTGGTGTCCCCTCTTTTTGCCTTTGTTATTGGCACAAAATTAGTGGTTCTGTGCTCAAATGGAAATTTTCGTTTTCCCTTATTTAAGTGGAATCTAAATTTAAGCAAGTCCATACGAATGCACTAGAACTTGAAGTATTTATTGTATTGCAACATCTTACTTTTCTTGATTGTTCTACTTTATGGTTAAATAGCTATGATTGAAAGAGTGTAATTGTCATTATTGTCAGCACTGGTTCTACTTTGAGACTACAAGTTCATTGCAGGGGGAATGggacttgtttctgtttttcactattttCTATCCCATTCTTGTCCATCACCAAATCCTTTCACCCTcacccatttctttccactcggTAGACACTAACAATTCACGGCAGAAAAGATTGAAGTGGGATTTAGGAAATGGCCCGTGGAAGcctattaaaaatttatatatttaaatggacTGTCTTATAGGTCAGTTAAAAACCATATTCGttaaaaaaccaaaataacaacaacaaaaaattaaaaaccacgtCTGGGGCATGTTCTGGGAAAAGACATGACTTTAGTTTCTGATTAAATTCTGATGTATCCAATTCTTGCAGATTTCCCTTGGGAAAATGCAGTAATGGCTACTCTAAAGAATTCCATGTTATGCACACAGCTTTCGAAGCATACTCTAATGTAGGGTAACCAGGAATACTGACGTTCTGGCCACTGCTTGGAAAAAAGAGgactgtttctttcattttttaactcactttatatattttaagtaatggAACTATAAAAAATTCTCTTATAAGTCAAAACCATACAAGATACAGTCTGTTCTTGATTATGCATACCCACAAAGGGTTTCATTAACATAGACAGTTGAACTCTATAAATTAACCAGCAAGGGTAGAACCACTGCCGTGCAGTCTGATGCTGAGCATCTTGCCTGGAGATGGAATCAGGGCTCAGTCCAACTGCACTTCCAGTGACAGATTCCATTCCTGATTTGAGAGTTGAGATCTTATTTCTGTTGCCTTATCTCTGGCCTAAGTAATGTAGCTGGAAGGGAAACTGTCACTAGGAACAGCATACCACATTCATTGTTGAAATAATCAAAGGTTAATCATGTTTcgagctgggcgtgatggcgtgtacctgtagtccatgctattcaggaggctgaggcaggaggatcgcttgagcttgggagttggaggccagcctgggcaacaaagcaagaccccagtctttaaaaaaaacaaacaaaaaagctgaccaggcatgttggctcacgcctgtaatgccagcactttgggaggccaaggtgggaagattgcttgaggccaggagtttgagaggagcctgggcaacaaaacaagaccctgtctctaaaaaaaattttttaaaaattagccagtcactgTGGCACACCTGTAGgctcatctactcaggaggttgaggtgggaggatcccttgagcccaggagtttgaggctgcagtgagccatgatttcaccactgcaccccagcctggatgacagagtgaaaccgtatttcaaaacaagaaaaaaaaacaaaaactaattatGTTTTGAAGGAGGAATTGGCAGTCTAGAATAGTGGTCAAGGGCATGGATTATAGAGTTAGACTGTTGGGCTCACATGGTGATTTACCTTTTACCAGCTGAGACCTAAGGTAAGTTCTTTAACTTCTCTGATTTGACAGACATCTGTAAATGTctacttttacagatgagaatactTATCTAAAAGGGCTGATGTCGGGATTCAGTGAAACCATATGTTTAAGGTCTTTCTACAGGATCATAGTAAATActcaaaaattattaattattcttCATACTATTCTTATTAGTAGATAACACATAGAAAttagatgaatgaaaatgaattagCCAACAAGAATTTATTGAATGCTTGTCTTTGTTAAGGGGAAAGGACAAAAATAAGCAGTCGCATCATGTAAGATGTGCTAGTAGGTAGAGAGATTATATGAAACATTGATAAGAGAAGACTACAGTTTGACAAAGTCACTGGTGTtgaattatatattatctatgggtttttatctttttgttgttatcTTTATCCTATTTTCCCAAATAGCTTTAGCTATTACATTTACTTTCCTTGACAGAAGTGTTTTGCTGCTCTGAAGTATGTTTGACTTACCATGCAAGCAAATATTTTTCACTGTGTGGTATCCTTATTTTGGAATGACCATGAAAAAGATAATCACATGTTTAAAtttaaagtgtaatttttttctaagataaAATAAGATCTTAAAGTATTTAATAATGTTCTCTTTCACAATGGTGTTATGTGCAAACTATTGAAACAAGTGTGTACTGAATCAATTTGATTTATAAGTATATGCCAATTATATGATTATTTTCATTTGGTAGGCTTGAGTTTGAAGAAACAGAAGAACCTGATTTTACTGCGTTATGTCAGAAATTAAAGATACCAGATCATGTCAGAGAGAGAGCTTGGTTAACTTGGGAGAAAGTTTCATCTGTGGATGGAGTATTGGTAAGGATTTTCTTAAAacgttttgaaatttttttttctcattttaaaaacaacttcaAATCACtatacaaaaatggaaagatagaaaaatataaagacaatagAAGCTAATAATGATTCCATTACCCCGAGGAAATTTACCTCTgctaacattaaaaatgtttgaggctgggtgccgtggctcacgcctgtaatcctaccactttgggaggccgaggcaggtggattgcctgagctcaggagtttgagaccagcctgggcaacatggtgaaaccctgtctttactaaaatacaaaaaaaaaaaattagcagggtgtggtgtgcgcctgtagtcccagctatttgggaggctgaggcaggagaattgcttgaacccaggaggtggaggttacagtgagccgagattgtgccactgcactccagcctggcaacagagcgagagtctgtctcacaaaaaaaaaaaaaaaaaagtttgaaaaaaatcccTCCATAAATGCCTCCCACCAAACTATTTTAAAGCAGGTCTTAGTTATATTTTATTCACTATGATacaaggacttttaaaaaaacaccGCCAtaccttataaaataatttttataccttCTAATATGCAATCAGTGTTCAGATTTCCTGATTGACTCAGAATTAGTTTTGTTAGAGTTCAggatcttgaaaatattttgatatattcctttcatgttttttctttgcgtatgtatatatgtatatgtttaataAAAGCAGCAAATAATTACTAGAGTTTTATATGTACTGGGGCAATAGTATAAGAATTTtacatagctgggcatggtggtgtgtgcctgtagtcccagctacttgggaggctgaggtgggacgatcacttgaacctgggaggcggaagttacagtaagccaagattgcaccactgcactccagcctgggcaacagaggaagaccctgttgcaagaaaaataaataaataaaaataaggctgggcgtggtggctcaaacctgtaatcccagcactttgggaggcccaggcaggtgatcacttgaggtcaggagttcaagaccagcctggccaacatggtgaaaccccatctctactaaaaatacaaaaattagccaggcatggtggcagatgcctgtaatctcagctatttgggagggtgaggcaggagaattgcttgaacccgggaggcagaggttgcagtgagccatgatcatgccactgcactccagactgggcaacagagaagactccatctcaaaaaaaaaacaaaaaacaaaaaacagaactttacaaatctacaaataactcatttaaaaatcatggagatatgaaatataaaatctttattttatgtgtaaaatgtgaaatgttcattttacagatgaagacacttaGAGTGAGGTTGAGTAACTTGACCAAGGTCCCTAGGAAATAAGATCTCAAATATAAATTTGAGATTATACATATAGTTATGTATAGTTACATGTAGTTACACATAGTTttgtattttcctgttttttctcATATGAGCATTTTcttattaaagtttttttgtaaTATAGTTTCTAGTGATAGTATAATATTTTAGCTATTGGATGTATTTTAATTTGTTAACTCTTACTggatatttgggttttttccaactttttgatgctataaaataatgtaataaacaTTTGTATTCGTaagaataatgcctggcacaaagtgaGTCCTTGATaacttgttaaataaattaatgaatgaatctctgattattttattagaataaaTTCTTATAAGTTGAATTACTAAATCAAAAgctatgaacatttttatgaCTCTTGATGATTATTGCTAGATTACACTTCAGATACTTTTAATGAATTTACTTTCTCAACATAGTAGTGTAAGAGTATATATCTGTTTTTACTGATCTGATTAACACAGCAGAATGTGTTTATGTATGTCCCATAAGAAAATTGTTTAAAACCATTAAATAAAATCTCTGGCagtaaaaaggagaaaacaagtGTCATAATTTCCAAAGAATTGAACATAGTCTCACATTTCTTATCTAAAAAGAGAGGAATACTGAAGTATCTTGAATGTATGACTTGGGTATTATAATCCCCAGGCATCTAATGTATATTTTAACTGACTTGGGTACTTCATGTACAAAGCTGTTTTTGTGCATATACAATTAAATGGGATCAGAGCTCCTTCACTTTTCTCTTCCTAAAATACTAGATTTTTAGTGTTCAGAAATTTTGGAAGGGATAGCTGATTATAAAGAGTATTAGTGAATATACATACTGTAGTTTTCAATTTATAAGTGCATTGTGTTCCAAATCTGTTTGCAAGTTTGATATAGTAGTTAGGTTTCCAGCCTAGTTcacgtaacttttttttttttgtactaaaCTATAAGAATAATAGTTTTAACAGTAGAGGCTAAGAATTGAATACATGTATAAGCAAATGTTACTGCTTTATTACCCTTTTTCATCCTGGCTTTGTCTCTACCTTCCCTGGGAACTGGCCCAGTTTAAATCTTATTTCCTAATGGAGCTCATGATGGGGACTAGGATGTGTGAAATTATTTATGATTAGGTACTGGAGGAAGGTAAGAAAGgaatttcatgttatttttgGGATTTGAGGTGTGCTTTTGAAGGGTATGACGGAAGATGATGTCCTGTTGTAAATCAACAGACTTTTCCTTGAAATATGATTTTAAGTGAGAGTTACGTTTTTGAGGGTTGGCCTGAGAATTTAACcttcatttatataataatatctaaGGGAGAATGTGATAGAGTGTGTTCTAAGAAGCAAATGTAATGACAGAATGAATGTGTTTCCAGTGCAGCTATTCTAGTGGCAGTTGTCTATCTTCTTTGAAACAAGAGGAGGAATATTGTCAAAAAGGAAACCCTTTTTAACAATAGAAAGTAGGTGATGTTTATTGGGATAGAGGATGGGTTAAGAGCAAGGATTAAGAGTCAAACAGATATACTATGTCCTAACTCCATTATCCTGAACATGTTATCTACAATTTTCAAGCCttagttttctaatctgtaaaaggGACTGACAATAATTTCTGGATCTTGGAGTTATGtgcagattaaataaattaatgcataTAAAGCTCTTATTAGAGTCAATGAGTATGTATATTAGGTCTTGCAAACAGAATAATTTTACTTAAGAAATACCCCAGAAAATTTTatcattaatgtatttttttaggaGAACTTAGGATATCAGTTAAAATGGTTGCAATTTTAAATGCATTGTAGTGATTTTGATGTAGTATGTttgttaaaattcttatttttaagtgttttagaGTCAGAAAAGTTGTTTATGCATACATGAAAGCATATATTAATCCCTTTAAAGGAaaagtttgtggtattttgtctagaaaagtgttttctttttttaaaataaatatttagtaaagtgtaataataaagaTTAGCTTTGTTCATAAGGTTAGATTGTGTTTATGCTGCTTATAGCATATGAATAGGACTTTCCATTAAGAAATTGGCTAAGCTGCTGTTCATATTGTGACTTAAGGTGAATCAGCTGTTAGAATTTTGGTTTACTTTCTGCATCTTGATTGGTAGTGTGGTAGAATCGAAAATGCCTTGGACCTCAAGGCAGAAAACTTTGGTTGTAATTATATTGTAGCTATATGATTTTAGGCAAATTGGTTAATTCTATGAGTCTCAGTTTGCTCACCTGTAAGGCAGAAATAATACCTGAATGTGAACCTCATAGGCTTTttgttatacatacatatatatgtatatgaaatgtaTGATATACATATCTCAAAGAGCTTTGGGATATATTGCCCTTGATAGAGCCACTTACTTATTTTTGTGATATGgtggttatattttaaataaatacagtcatgtgttgcttaacaatggggaCACATCTGAGAAATgcgtcattaggtgatttcatcattgtgtaaacatcatagcatgtacttacacaaacctggatggtatAGCCTATGACACACCTATGCTGTGTGGTATAGCATGTTGCTCCTAGTCTGCAAAtgtgtacagcatgttactgtactgaacattgtaggcaattgtaacacaatggtaagtatttgtgtatctatacatagaaaaggtacagtagaTCATccatatccttactgattttctttctatgTGTTTTACTAATTATTGAGGGAGAAATATGAAGCCTCCAACTATAATTAGAATGAcccttttaaattctgttttttattaatgtattttttattttattttattttattttattttgagacagagtcttgctctgtcgcccaggctggagcgcgtggcacgatctcggctcactgcaacctctgcctccagggtccaagcgattcttctgcctcagcctcccgagtagctggaattataggcatgtgccaccacacccggctaatttttgtatttttagtagagacagggtttcaccgtgttggtcaggctggtctcgaactcctgacctcatgatctgccctcctcggcctcccaaagtgctggcattacaggcgtgagccactgtgcctggcctttattaGTGTATTTTGAAGCTTTATTCTTGGGTGCATACAAGTTTAGAATTTTTATGCCTTCTCGGTAAATTGGtacctttatcattatgtactGTGCTTTTTTTATCCAAATTTATATCTTTTGTTCTGCAGTGTCCacatatccattccacttttcttgtGATCACTCTTTACATTGTGTATCGTTTGCCTTCATTTTGATTTtaacctatttcttttttatatttaaatggatttttgttgttttgtaatCAGCATTCATTACAAATTTTTAGctgaatattttttacttttgttaggGTTCCCTGTGTCTCTTCCTTTCATGTTGTGCCACAGATGAGCCATTATTTATATCTTCTCTCTCACTGGAGGTTCCTTTTTTTaggagaaattaaataatctgaaaTATAAGGAAAGGATATGTTGATTTCAAGAAAGGTTATGTTTTTATTCCTTATCTGGCTTGTTCTTGTTGTGAGGGTGGGAGCAATACTCTTTGCAGCTTTCTGCATTCTAGGAAGAAGTGGAATTTTACATTACCATTTGCTTTCTTTACAGGTTTACCTTGGTATTGAGTGTCTATCCATAGGACTAATTAAAACTATACCAGACTCCTTCTATTTTAAACCTATCCATTCAGTCTCAAGTTATCTTTTTGCATTGCCTCTCACATCTGTCCCTTCGTTTCTCTTACCAGCAGTGCTTGGTTTTTACTGTTTGCTTtggttttaatttcctttttgtttttttaatttcagaaggTGGAAGCTTATGTCACTgacttgagcatttttttatgcaTGTTTTAGTGCCTCTTTCTGACTAGTCTCTTCTTTTCTCCATCCAATCCATCCTGTGTCTGATTTTTAGAAAAGACTGGTTTATAGTTTGCcccttttgctttaaaatttatttttcattgttacaACCCACTCTCAATAGCCTCCATTGTAACACCCTCCCATGCTCCCACCACCATTATGAAGAAGTAAAGTCCACACTGTCTCAGTATTTGTAGTTCTCCATAGTCTGTGCTTTAACCTTCCTTccagtcttattttttatttccattgatGGCCCCCAATGCCTGTGTTCTCCTCCCTTCCATATGAATCTTCCATATGAATATCTTCCATGTGAATATGATAGTATTCATATTCATGCTATCTCCCCTTTTTTTGGAAtacccttcttttttcttttagcctAAATTCTGTTTTTAAGATGCAGTTAAAGCTTCTCCTTTATGCATATCTCTTACAAGATATATTATTTGCAGACTTTTCCccccattctgtgagttgccttttcactttcttgatgatgtCATTTGCAGCGtaggattttaattttgatgaagtccagttttctattttttttttggttgttgttttttttttttttttggttgcttgGGCTTTTGATGTTGTATCTAAGAAGGCCTTGACCAACCCAAGGTCATGATGACTTATTCTATGCTTTCTTCTAAAAGTCATATGGTTTTTAGTTCTTGTAAGTCttgggtttctttgtttttttttgagttaatttttgtgtatgatgtgaggAAGAGGTCTAACTCCAGTCTTTtgaatgtggatatccagttgtctctGCACCACTTAtggaaaagactattctttcttcattgaattgttttggtgcccttgttgaaaatcagttgactataaaaaccagggtttatttctggagtctcagttctattccattgctttgtatgtttattcttttttatttttttttgagacggagtctcactctgtcccccaggctggagtgcactggcacaatctcggctcactgcaagctccacctcccgggttcacgccattctcctgcctcagcctcccgaggagctgggactacaggtgcctgc
Above is a window of Pongo pygmaeus isolate AG05252 chromosome 14, NHGRI_mPonPyg2-v2.0_pri, whole genome shotgun sequence DNA encoding:
- the RB1 gene encoding retinoblastoma-associated protein isoform X2; the protein is MPPKTPRKTAATAAAAAAEPPAPPPPPPPEEDPEQDSGPEDLPLVRLEFEETEEPDFTALCQKLKIPDHVRERAWLTWEKVSSVDGVLVLCSPVFKPWLTMGN